In Desulfonatronovibrio magnus, the genomic window CCACTTTTGCCGGAGTGCCATGTTTTGTGGTCAGTGGAAAAAATTTTATCTATTAACTGCTGATCCATGCCGATGCCGTTGTCTTGCACGGAAACTGTGACCATATCATCGCTCTGTGTGGCCTTGATGACTACCGTGCCGTGGGTCTTACTGAATTTTACAGCGTTGGAAATGAGATTTCGCAGTACAGTGTTGAGCATATGAGGATCGGCGAAGATATTAAAACTCTCGGGAACAATGATTTTCAAGGCTACTGATTTCTGATCGGCCATGGTCTGAGTCAAATCCGTATTGTTTTTAACCATATCCTTCAGGTTAATCTCTACTGGTTCCAGTTCAATTTTTCCACATTGAAGGGAGGACCATTCCAGCAGATTTTCGAGCAGGAGAAACAATGTTTCCGCGGAGTTTTTCATTCCTGAAAAAACTTCCTGCAGTTTGTTCGGCGACCACTCAGTAATACCATTGGCCAGCAGCCTGGCAATACCGACAAATCCAACCATGGGTGAGCGCAGATCATGGGCGATTATTGAGAACAGTTTATCCTTTTCACTCAGCACCCGCTGAAGCTTCTCATCAATCTGCTTACGTTTGGAAATATCATTGATCACCACACGGCAACGGTTTGAAGGTTCTTCATCCTTAGCTTGTACTGTACTTCCCCTCAGATGCGTCCAGAGGGTTGTTCCGTCTGCTTTGAGCAGTCGCAGCTCACATTCCTGGGGTTCGCCGGTTTCAAAGAGTTTTTTATGGTGCAGGTAGTAGATATCCTGATCTTGTTTGAGGATGAATTGAGAAAGCGGCTTTTTCGCCAAAAAGCTGCGAGCCAGTCCCAGCAGGGTGGCGGCAGTAAGATTGGCTTCCAGGATCAGCCCCTGTTGGGAAATAGTGCAGTAGCCCACTGGGGCCAGGTCGTAGAGATCAAAATAGCGCTCACGGCTTTCCTCCAGTTCTGCCTGGACTGCGCGCAGTTCCTCGTTCTGCAGCTCCAGCTCGATCTGATGCACCCGCAGTTCATATAGTTTCCGGCTGATGTCTTCAGGAGACAGGACAGTAATGTCTTCAAGCTTAAGAGCATAGTCCTTCGAGGCAATTTCTTTGGCCTGCCGACGCAGATCAGAAACTCCTTCAATGCGATAATCCAAGCCCGTCATGGGATCCTCCTTCATTTACCGGTCCAGTAAAAAGTTCATTGTTAAGTCAGGATATGCATCTCAAAACCGTAACTATTCATCATGCTGTAAGGCCGGCCTGCATCCTGAATTCATTTCTGCCCCGGCAAACTCCCGGCATGAGCCCGCAAGTCAAAACTATAAGGCGCTTAGTACAAATTTTAAACCGACATGTTGTTTCATTTTGAAAGGCTGCCAAGAGGTTTTGCCCACGGAACACACGGAAGGACACCCCAGTGAAATAAGAAGAAATTTCACGGGGCAGGCGGAAGGAAGAAGTGATAATTTATCCGCCAGGGAAAAAGACGCCTAGCGGATAAGGCTTCGCCGCAAGGCGAAAGAATTTATTCCGTGCTTTTCCGTGTGTTCCGCGGGCAGTCTCTTTTGCCCCGAAGAACAATTACTCAAAACTTTTATAAGCCCTGGAATGTCGGCTTGTCTGCAACCAGGGGCAGCTGTTTACAGTTTGCCTTGTGGCGCATGCCCTGAAACATCTTCAGAAGGTTCAATGATGATGTCGCCTTTGCTGATGCAGCTGCGATCCCTGTAAACCTCCAGGGCCCAGCCCTGAAACTTTGCACCGCATTGGGTACATTTTCCCTTGAGCGGCAAATTTACTTTCTGAGCATTGTATTCCATTGTTGATTCAACCTTATCAGTGAGTTTGATCATTAAAAGAGGCCCCTTCCTGGCAACTGACTGCTATGCCTTTGTAAAGTGGGGCCTGCTTCCAGCAGGCCTTCTTTAAAAACAGCCGGCAGGATGCCGGCTCCACTTACAACTTCCATTACGACCAACATGCTGGTTTGAAATTTGTGCTAAGCGCCTACAACACCCTCAATTCACATACCTTCCTAAAATGGTACCCGTAGATGGCCAGGGTGACTGCCAGGGGCAGGGCCCTGGGACGCCGGAACAGGGTCCAGAAGAAGAGCTTCCAGTAGTGGAAGCGTTCTTTGCCCAGGATGCCCAGGCGGATAATTGACCGAATCAGGGCCAGCATGCTTTCCGAGGTGCTCCGGATATGCATCGGGTTTTTGTTGCTTGGAAAATTATACTCCCGAAGAAAGGTCATGACCCGCTGATAATATGCTGCAGGCGAATAAATGTTCTTCAACAGTTCCCTGTATCCTTTTTGCAGTGACTCCAGATTCATGACCGGAATGATATTGGTGGTCCCATCCACATTGTTTCCTGAAAAGCACTCCTGCAGCCGGCCGGACTGCTTGAGCCTGCTGTAGAGCCTGGTGCCTGGAGGGGCCTGGAGCAGACCGACCATGGCTGTAGCTATACCGCTTTCCTGTATGAACTCCACAAGACTGGAGAATATTCCACTGTCATCATTGTCAAAGCCGATAATAAATCCGCCCTGGACCTGGATTCCAAAGCGCTGGATGCGCTTCACGTCCCGGATCAGATCGCGATGGATGTTCTGTCCCTTGCCGCATTCGGCAAGACTGGCCTCGTTGGGGGTTTCAATGCCGATGAACACGTTGTCAAAACCTGCTGCAACCATCATGGTCAGCAGTTCTTCGTCGTCAGCCAGGTTGATGGAAGCCTCGGTGCCAAAGGGCACGCCTTTTTTATCTTCCCTCCAGCGGATCAGGGCAGGCAAAAGCTCGGTCTTGAGCCGACGTTTGTTTCCGATGAGATTGTCATCCACGAAAAAGATTCCGCCCCGCCACCCCTGGGCATAAAGACTGTCCAGCTCGGCGATCATCTGAGGCGCGCTTTTACTTCTCGGAATGCGTCCCAAAAGTGCCGTGATATTGCAGAAGTCGCAATTAAAGGGGCAGCCCCGGGAATACTGAACGCTCATGGTGGCGTACTGCTTCAGTTCCAGCAGGTCCCAGCGGGGAATGGGCGTCTGCCCCATGTCAGCATACTTATCCGAGGAATAAATGCGTTTTGGCCGCCCCTGATCCAGGTCCTTCAAGAATTCGGGCAGGGTCAGCTCGGCCTCGTTGAGCACAAAATAATCCACTTCAGGAAAGTGTTCATGCTCAACCGTGAACAGAGGTCCCCCGGCAACCACTTTCAGGCCCGCTTCCACGCACCTGTTAATTACCTTTCTGGATGATTCGCGCTGCACGGTCATGGCGCTTATGAACGCGTAATCCGCCCAGTCCAGATCTTCCATGGATAACCCCCTGATGTTCATGTCCACCAGACGCAGACTCCAGTTTTTGGGAAGCATGGCTGCTATAGTCACCAGCCCAAGAGGAGGCAGGGAGACCTTCTTGCCCACAAATTTCAGGGCATGCTTGAAGCTCCAAAAAGTGTCCGGAATCTCCGGATAGATGAGCAGGATATTTGGGGTATTTGTTTTAACAGGAGTCATATGCCCTCCTCATGAAAGTATTAGACTAAGTCTTCCTGTTGCTTCCGACAACCAGAAGCACTCCACCGATCACTACCGCTCCAATGCCGGCCCAGATAGGAATATTAACCGTTTCCCTGTCCTGTACAGACAATGAAAGTGGTCCGACACTGGTTTCATGGGTCGCCTTGGTGTAGGTGAAACCGCCGTAGGCCAGTCCCAGGACCCCGGCAAGGATCAGCGCGATTGCGGCAATCTTGATTCCATTCATCTGACATTCTCCCTTTGAGCAAACTGAAATGCAGAGGCTGATAAATGATGGGCCCCTGCACAACTTGCCCCTGTTATTTATTAAAAGACCTTTTCACGTCGCCGACCTTTTCCTGAGCCTTGCCGCCGAGATTCTCGACTTTTCCCTCTGCTTCAAGGTCGGGATTATTAACTGCTTTCCCGATGACTTCCTTGACCTTGCCTTTGGCTTGGTGCATCTTGCCTTCGGCCTCATCCCTTGTACTTGATTTCATGATCTTTTATCCTCTGTGGTTAGTTGGCTTCCATCCGGAAAGAAAGACTTTCCGGATGGAGACTAGTTAATTAAGGTTGAGCTCAACCCTGCGGTTCAGAGCGCGGCCTTCTCTGGTATTATTGTTAAACTTGGGATTAGTCAGGCCATACCCCTTTATTTTAATCCGATCTTTGCTTACTCCTTCCTGGATCAGGAAGTCAGCCACTGACTGAGCCCTTCTCTCGGACAGTTCCATGTTATACTGGGCTGGGCCTGTATAGTCTGTATGTCCTGCTACAATAACTGTTTGGTCAGTTCTGACTATAATCCTGGCGGCTTCCCTGAGGTTTTCCCTGAACTCGGATTTTATTTCGGTCCGGTCAAAGTCGAAGTTGATATTATTGAATACAATCACTTCTTCCACAGGCACAGGTCTGGGTTCAGGTCTGGGTTCAGGTCTGGGCTCAGGCGCAGGAGCAATGACGACTTCCCTTGTGTCAAAAAAGACTTTTTGTATGAAATCGGCCCTGACATTGTCTCCGGCCAGGTCAGCAGCACCAGCAACCGCCGAACACGGGTTCAGCCCGGCCCACTCATCCACGGCCGTCTTTTCTGCCTCAGACTGAGCAAAACTGATGAAATGAAAACAGATCCGATCACCATATCTGTTATACATGTCCTGCATGACGCCTTTGGGATCTGGTCCGAGGTTTGATTCCCCATCGGTCACCACAATTAGGGCTGTCCTGTCCTGAAGACGGGAAACTGGAACATCCAGACTCTCAAACCCGGTACCCATGGGAGTCCGGCGTCCGAAAATTTCAAAATCAACCGGGATGGTGTTAAAAGCATCTTCCAAACCCTGGCGGTTAAAACCGGACACCGGCTGGAACTCTTTATATGGCGCATAGGTATAGACCCCGAAATCGGCATCAAGTTCAGGTACTTCATTGTTTATGGTTACAAGCAGATCCCTGGCGGCCACACTTTTTTTCTTGCCCAGGGCTTCATACTGAAAACCCATGGATCCTGAATTATCAACATGATAAACAAAATTTTCAGCCTTTGGTTCCAGTACCTGCTGAGCATCGGCCGCACTCAAGCTGCCGAAACCGAGCAACAGGCACAGAGTAAAACAACCTGTCAACAAAAATTTTTTCATATATGTATGTCTCCTGTCTCTTTAGTTTCAAGTTTAAAAAAGTTTGATTAAAAGTTCGAGAAAGGTCGGGATCATCTAATCAGTCCGAGAATGCCGAATATGATCAGGTAGACCGCGACGATGTAGTTCAACAGTCTCGGGAAAACGAGGATCAGAATTCCCGCGATTAGAGCAGCTAACGGCTCAGGCGCTATACTTATTCCCATATGTTACCTCCTTGTTTTTACCTGTTAAGTCCGATGTCTCCAGAAAAAAACCATGCAGGGGGCACTCTTGTTCCCGAGTCCAGGCAAAAACCCTGGAAAATGCTTCCTACTTCACTATGAGATCGTTTTTAACAGCCGTGACCCCTTTGACGTCTCTGGTGATTTCAACAGCCCTGTTCACGGCCTGATGCGAATTAACAAATCCGCTCAGTTGGACCGTACCTTTATAGGTTTCAACGCTGATCTGAAAAGACTTGAGAAAATCATCAGCCGCAAGCAGGGATTTGACCTTGGTGGTAATGACCGTATCATCTATGTATTCACCGGTGCTCGACTGTTTGGATGATGATCCGCATCCCGCAAAGGATGCAATGAGCATAATAATTATTACGTAGCCGAAAAAAATATACATTTTTCTCATGACAATAGCTCCTTAGATACCCTGCCTTGTCCGGCAAGGTTGTTGGGTGATCAGGTGATCCTTCGTCCCTGAAGAACCTGAACCACGATAACAATGATGGCGATGACCAGAAGAATATGCAGTACACCACCCAGGGTGTACCCGCTCATCAATCCCAGCAACCACAAAACCAAAAGTATGACAAAGATTGTCCACAGCATAATTTACCTCCTGTACGGCGCGGTTCATTACCATCGAGCTCAATTACTGCTTCTTCATGGGCTCGCCGCAACAAACCAACTCGCCTTCACCTGCTTTCCTGACTTCCACGACATTGCCACATGCTTCACATTTATAAACTTCTTGAACCTTAGTCATTGCTTCCCTCCCGGATTATATGGTTATTTGTATGCATGGGATCTTTTTTTAATCATTCCCAAGCCTCTGCCAAAAAAAATCTACTCTTGCGTCATCTATTCTATTTTACTTATATTAATAATTTTCCAGATCCGCGTCTGTAGGGAAAACACACATTTTTCGTGAGGAATAATCCCGAAAATCAGGAATATGTCACGAATGGACATTGAGGACCGAAAAATCCGCTAGCCGGCATTGCCTGACGAGCCGTTGACCCTGGGTTGAATATCATGTTGAAGATATCCATGCAGGGGGTCGCTTTCCGAATACAAGCCTTTGTCCTTTTTCGGCATTTAATTATTGTAATTTCAGGTGGCCCTGAACAGGTCCTCTACACCATGGGCCATGACCATGAATTCTGGCTGCGGATGCCTTTCAATGATCCGGCTGTATTTGGAAGGTTCAATGATGATGTCGCCTCCGCAGATGCAGACGCGATTCTCGTAAACCTCCAGGGCCCAGCCCTTAATCCTTGCACCGCATTTCATACATTTTCCTTCGGGCTGCATATTTACCTCCTTAATATTGCATTTCATCCCAGGTTCTACCTTCTCTCTGATCGTATATACTCATGGTTCACCTCGTAAATCGGGTTGCTACCGATACCGATTCAGTTCCATTTCCAATGGGTCGAGCCTGCGAGAGATGTCTGCTCTCTCTTCGTGCGTGGTGGACCTGCCTCCTTCCGTCATATGCAGGTAATCACGCCGAATGGAGTCCAGCCTGTATTGAATTTCCCGACCCTCTGCCGAGGGCAAACGCCTGTTGATTCTTGCATCATCAATTTTCATTTGGAGAGCGTTAATCCTGTCCGCGTTCCTTGGTTCTTCAATTCTCAAAGGGCGAACAAGAGTCCTGTCAATTTCATTTCCAAGCCTTTCAAGTCGCACATTGAGCCTGTCCCATTCATCCCGGTGAACGGGTGTGTTTCTCAAATCCGTATAGTCTGTTCGAATGCCTTTCAGTGTCGTCAGAAACATCTGTGACTGGTCAGGAGTGAGCGCGCCGGTTTTCAGCCCGTCTCCAATCTTTTCCTGGATGACGACCATCCTGTTTTCCGCGCTTCGTTCATAATCCGGCCATGTTTGCGGCATGGTCGCGCATCCAGCGAACAATGCGATTACAAAAATCATGAATACTGTCCCTGCAATAGTGTTCTTCATTTTATTGCTCCTTTCTCTAGCCGGTATCCTAAGACAGGCATGATAAAAAATCACCGGAACAGCCGACTCCCGGCTGTTCCGGTTGATCCAGAACGAGGGTTACTGGACGGTCATGTTGTTGACCACATTCTTTACGCCCTTTACATCACTGGCGTATCTTGCGGCCAATTCCTTTTCCGCCGCGTTTTCAGCCTCACCGCTTAGCGTGACCACTCCGTCACTGGTCTCGACCTTGGTGTTCATGCCGCTGGTCGAGCGATGATACAGCAACGCTGCTTTGACCAGGGCGGTGATGGAGGCGTCGTCAATCTTTTCACTTACGGTTTTTTTGACCGGTTCTTTGGCAGCCTTTGCAACTGTCATCTCATTCTTGACTTTTTTAACTCCCTCAACATCCTTGGCGTATTCCGTAGTCAGATCAATTTGGGCCTGGTTGTCAGCTTCACCTTTCAGGGTCACTATTCCGTCCTTGGTGCTCACTTCCGTCATGGCGCTTACGCTGCGATGGAACAGGAGCGTTGATTTCACTTTCAGGGTGATCCACGTATCCGACATCTCAGCGGGGCGTTCACCTTTTAATTCCAGTTCGTTGTTCACACTCTCCACTCCGGGCAGATTCGCCGCGGTCTCCTGAGCCAGTTGTTTGTGGGATTCTTCGGCGACCGTTCCCGATAACGTCACAACACCATCCTTGGACTGGATTTGAACATCTCCGTCCTTGAGGAATGTCTTGAACACGTAAGAATCTTTTGCGGATGAGACGATGCGGTCGTCCGTTACGGACGCGAAACTGATGCTGTTCAATAACACGAGTGAGAGCATGGCAAATGCCACAGCCAAGCGATACATTGAACTTTTCACGATGCATTCTCCTTGTTTTGGTTATCTTCAGCTGAAGGTAACGCATTTATTGAACTTCTAACCGGACACTACTGATGTCAGATATCTGAAAAATCAAGATGTTATAATTGGTTAGTTGAGAATCAATAGCAGAATTATTTGTAGCTGAAGCTAAATATTTCAATCTGTGCATTGGGAAATACGGTCCTGATTTCCTGCTCAAACCGGACTGGATCGAGCACATCATCTGTGTTTGACATCTGTGAGGTCAACTCAGCAAACCCATCAACAGCATTATCAAAATAAACCAGATAAAACACTTCTGAGCCTGAATCCGCTGTAAAGCAGGACCTGGAAACTTTGTCAGGAAAGATCTGGGTTGAGTCTTTATGAAGTGGTCCTTCTAAATATTTAGTAGTCTGGCCTCCAGCATCCTGGTGCAGCAGGTAGGCATAGACGTCTCTGGTTGGGGTGAAGAGGAGCTGGAAGCAGTCTTTGGAGGAAAGAACAGCCCCGGATTCTGCGGTTATGACTGTCTCTGCCTCATCTGAGCGGGTCAGGGGCAATACCTGATACACACGCATTTCAAAGTTTATGTGCATCTGGTCTTCTTGGCGCAAGAGAAATTGGACAGAGATCACAATAAGAAATGCGGCCACTGCTGTGATAAGGACAATTGGGTTGCCAAGCCAGGCTTTCAGTTTCTCCAGCCAGGACTTTGGCTTGTCTTTTCCAACGCTTGAGGCTGGTCTTTGTGGTCGGGACTTTATCTTTTCAACCCCATCTGAATCCTCGACCGAGATAATAGATC contains:
- a CDS encoding PAS domain-containing sensor histidine kinase; translation: MTGLDYRIEGVSDLRRQAKEIASKDYALKLEDITVLSPEDISRKLYELRVHQIELELQNEELRAVQAELEESRERYFDLYDLAPVGYCTISQQGLILEANLTAATLLGLARSFLAKKPLSQFILKQDQDIYYLHHKKLFETGEPQECELRLLKADGTTLWTHLRGSTVQAKDEEPSNRCRVVINDISKRKQIDEKLQRVLSEKDKLFSIIAHDLRSPMVGFVGIARLLANGITEWSPNKLQEVFSGMKNSAETLFLLLENLLEWSSLQCGKIELEPVEINLKDMVKNNTDLTQTMADQKSVALKIIVPESFNIFADPHMLNTVLRNLISNAVKFSKTHGTVVIKATQSDDMVTVSVQDNGIGMDQQLIDKIFSTDHKTWHSGKSGGKGSGLGLILCREFVEKHGGQIWAESIPDQGSRFFITLPVLKG
- a CDS encoding B12-binding domain-containing radical SAM protein — encoded protein: MTPVKTNTPNILLIYPEIPDTFWSFKHALKFVGKKVSLPPLGLVTIAAMLPKNWSLRLVDMNIRGLSMEDLDWADYAFISAMTVQRESSRKVINRCVEAGLKVVAGGPLFTVEHEHFPEVDYFVLNEAELTLPEFLKDLDQGRPKRIYSSDKYADMGQTPIPRWDLLELKQYATMSVQYSRGCPFNCDFCNITALLGRIPRSKSAPQMIAELDSLYAQGWRGGIFFVDDNLIGNKRRLKTELLPALIRWREDKKGVPFGTEASINLADDEELLTMMVAAGFDNVFIGIETPNEASLAECGKGQNIHRDLIRDVKRIQRFGIQVQGGFIIGFDNDDSGIFSSLVEFIQESGIATAMVGLLQAPPGTRLYSRLKQSGRLQECFSGNNVDGTTNIIPVMNLESLQKGYRELLKNIYSPAAYYQRVMTFLREYNFPSNKNPMHIRSTSESMLALIRSIIRLGILGKERFHYWKLFFWTLFRRPRALPLAVTLAIYGYHFRKVCELRVL
- a CDS encoding CsbD family protein; this translates as MKSSTRDEAEGKMHQAKGKVKEVIGKAVNNPDLEAEGKVENLGGKAQEKVGDVKRSFNK
- a CDS encoding OmpA family protein, with amino-acid sequence MKKFLLTGCFTLCLLLGFGSLSAADAQQVLEPKAENFVYHVDNSGSMGFQYEALGKKKSVAARDLLVTINNEVPELDADFGVYTYAPYKEFQPVSGFNRQGLEDAFNTIPVDFEIFGRRTPMGTGFESLDVPVSRLQDRTALIVVTDGESNLGPDPKGVMQDMYNRYGDRICFHFISFAQSEAEKTAVDEWAGLNPCSAVAGAADLAGDNVRADFIQKVFFDTREVVIAPAPEPRPEPRPEPRPVPVEEVIVFNNINFDFDRTEIKSEFRENLREAARIIVRTDQTVIVAGHTDYTGPAQYNMELSERRAQSVADFLIQEGVSKDRIKIKGYGLTNPKFNNNTREGRALNRRVELNLN
- a CDS encoding DUF3096 domain-containing protein yields the protein MGISIAPEPLAALIAGILILVFPRLLNYIVAVYLIIFGILGLIR
- a CDS encoding BON domain-containing protein, producing the protein MRKMYIFFGYVIIIMLIASFAGCGSSSKQSSTGEYIDDTVITTKVKSLLAADDFLKSFQISVETYKGTVQLSGFVNSHQAVNRAVEITRDVKGVTAVKNDLIVK
- a CDS encoding lmo0937 family membrane protein, encoding MLWTIFVILLVLWLLGLMSGYTLGGVLHILLVIAIIVIVVQVLQGRRIT
- a CDS encoding BON domain-containing protein, with the translated sequence MKSSMYRLAVAFAMLSLVLLNSISFASVTDDRIVSSAKDSYVFKTFLKDGDVQIQSKDGVVTLSGTVAEESHKQLAQETAANLPGVESVNNELELKGERPAEMSDTWITLKVKSTLLFHRSVSAMTEVSTKDGIVTLKGEADNQAQIDLTTEYAKDVEGVKKVKNEMTVAKAAKEPVKKTVSEKIDDASITALVKAALLYHRSTSGMNTKVETSDGVVTLSGEAENAAEKELAARYASDVKGVKNVVNNMTVQ